The following are encoded in a window of Cydia strobilella chromosome 1, ilCydStro3.1, whole genome shotgun sequence genomic DNA:
- the LOC134741458 gene encoding small glutamine-rich tetratricopeptide repeat-containing protein alpha-like: MSDVKIVAASIVSFLKQQLEGSELSADSRESVEVAVQCIETSFELGAADSARTVDLLALVRNTNSAGGCAPGPVSAATSAVAEQLKNEGNELMKAEKHREALERYSRAVELDPRNAVYFCNRAAAHFKLGEHEAAVADCTAALALQPDYSKAHGRLGLALTALERHREARQAYARAAQLEPDNESYRQNLRLADERLAARGERGPVDLGGLLQNPALLNMATEMLADPNMQNLISGLMSGTQPQGGGTGAAGAGGMSALLEAGQALAQHMQAANPELVEQLRRQVRPPGPTPPQ, from the coding sequence ATGTCGGACGTAAAGATCGTCGCGGCGTCGATCGTCAGCTTCCTAAAGCAACAACTCGAAGGTTCGGAACTGAGCGCTGACAGCCGCGAGAGCGTCGAAGTCGCCGTGCAATGCATAGAGACTTCGTTCGAGCTTGGGGCAGCCGATTCGGCGCGTACTGTCGACCTGCTGGCGCTTGTGCGTAACACGAACAGCGCGGGCGGCTGCGCACCGGGGCCTGTCAGTGCAGCTACCAGCGCTGTCGCTGAGCAGCTTAAGAACGAGGGTAACGAGCTGATGAAGGCGGAGAAGCACCGCGAGGCGCTGGAACGCTACTCGCGCGCCGTGGAGCTAGACCCCCGAAATGCTGTGTATTTCTGCAATCGCGCTGCCGCTCACTTCAAGCTGGGTGAGCACGAGGCGGCAGTTGCCGACTGCACCGCGGCACTCGCACTGCAACCTGACTACAGCAAAGCGCACGGCCGTCTCGGACTTGCGTTGACCGCACTCGAGCGACATCGTGAGGCGCGCCAGGCATACGCGCGCGCTGCGCAACTTGAGCCAGACAACGAGTCGTACCGCCAAAACTTGCGTCTCGCTGACGAACGGCTCGCTGCGCGTGGCGAGCGTGGGCCCGTGGACCTAGGAGGGCTACTACAAAACCCTGCTTTGCTCAATATGGCTACAGAGATGTTGGCGGATCCCAACATGCAGAATCTTATCTCGGGACTTATGAGTGGCACACAACCGCAAGGAGGAGGAACAGGTGCAGCGGGTGCTGGTGGCATGAGCGCATTGTTGGAGGCAGGGCAAGCACTGGCTCAGCACATGCAGGCAGCCAACCCCGAGCTGGTGGAGCAGCTGAGGCGCCAGGTGCGGCCTCCTGGGCCCACGCCACCTCAGTGA